One region of Oryza sativa Japonica Group chromosome 10, ASM3414082v1 genomic DNA includes:
- the LOC9266286 gene encoding uncharacterized protein, translating to MAAPPPPAMEPEIGPDGLARENPVIAYTEKVILEEQLQLKKYIQENYSKIRDVEKELENLSLEMKLTAGPKKAALEHLRKKIEISTERIRLARVKEEQAKKAWEAAAQIVKDEENAKQNLCDDLNRLVQESAASQFSRLEELKKRLESLNPSRASVDVSGMNTAQHATTSSVPQQAAAQNPQNAPSPANNANHDSSGLSQQQRPADAERKRRPSQMGRGRGGVMILPKGRGSSGSGWTGAGFDVDGRT from the exons atggcggcgccgccaccgccggcgatggagccggAGATCGGCCCCGACGGCCTCGCCAGGGAGAACCCCGTCATCGCCTACACCGAGAAG GTGATTTTGGAGGAGCAgctgcagctgaagaa ATACATTCAGGAGAACTATTCCAAAATTCGTGATGTTGAAAAGGAGCTAGAGAATCTGAGTTTAGAAATGAAACTAACAGCTGGGCCAAAGAAAGCAG CACTTGAGCATTTAAGAAAAAAGATTGAAATATCAACAGAGAGAATACGGTTGGCTAGGGTGAAAGAGGAACAGGCAAAGAAG GCCTGGGAAGCTGCTGCACAAATTGTTAAAGACGAAGAGAATGCTAAGCAGAATCTATGTGATGATCTGAACCGGCTG GTCCAAGAGAGCGCCGCTTCCCAATTTTCAAGATTAGAGGAGCTAAAGAAGCGTTTAGAATCCCTAAATCCCAGCCGGGCTTCTGTTGATGTCTCT GGTATGAATACTGCACAGCATGCAACCACAAGTTCAGTGCCTCAGCAGGCTGCGGcacaaaatcctcaaaatgcaCCTAGCCCTGCAAATAATGCCAACCATGACTCCAGCGGACTATCCCAGCAGCAAAGACCTGCCGATGCAGAAAGGAAGAGAAGACCATCACAAATGGGACGGGGGAGAGGGGGTGTGATGATCCTCCCCAAGGGAAGAGGAAGTTCAGGGTCAGGATGGACAGGTGCTGGGTTTGATGTAGATGGCCGTACATGA